One window of the Lodderomyces elongisporus chromosome 6, complete sequence genome contains the following:
- the cdc1 gene encoding DNA polymerase delta small subunit Cdc1 (BUSCO:EOG09263CUU) has product MPSQNHIFHKLDDKPVHRAVAEIPTEFEKRNEFFLSPTSREYDKQYFSMYQYRLTHLKNRVTSNALKKWGDGVKTIDGQTIYKQDKILDIKSGKLCWVVGTVFCDAKYKLNILNDVEKGTDDVLPLVPVSYLDENDEQPVVMLEDESGRAVLHNEEFLNRNLLVTGCIVAVLGIEVQAGIFEIMDVAYPECAPQKPLSPPQSRAKKIAIVSGLNIGAEGDYDLKIELLKQFLLGETGSSSDSEYSSNIARLIIAGDSIEPIRDVAAEEDLRNFVTTNNYGSKNITKYTTESLQKLDNFINEVIVNLPISIMPGDHDPSEICIPQQPLHRSIFKSSSSLVSDDRLERLTNPVWLEIDGVKILGTSGQNVNDVKRYMTRSTAQDSMKIMKSSMSWQNFVPTAPDTLYCYPYDDYDPFIFTDTLPHVYFAGNQTKYEADTYTCPESGSKVSLVSIPEFKTTGEFVVFDLGTMQSEVVKVKIT; this is encoded by the coding sequence ATGCCCAGTCAAAATCACATATTTCACAAATTGGACGACAAGCCAGTTCATAGGGCGGTGGCCGAAATACCAACAGAGTTTGAAAAGCGTAATGAGTTTTTTCTTAGTCCTACATCGCGGGAATATGATAAGCAGTACTTTTCAATGTATCAGTACCGATTAACACATCTAAAGAACCGCGTGACATCGAATGCGCTTAAGAAATGGGGCGACGGTGTGAAAACCATTGATGGACAAACAATCTACAAGCAAGACAAGATTCTTGATATCAAAAGCGGAAAACTATGTTGGGTTGTGGGTACCGTGTTTTGCGATGCCAAGTACAAATTGAATATATTGAACGACGTTGAAAAAGGTACGGATGATGTGCTACCACTTGTTCCAGTGAGTTATCTCGACGAAAACGATGAGCAGCCGGTCGTGATGTTGGAGGATGAGTCAGGAAGAGCTGTTTTGCACAATGAGGAGTTTTTGAATAGAAACTTATTGGTAACAGGATGCATTGTGGCTGTGTTGGGAATCGAAGTACAAGCAGGCATCTTTGAGATTATGGATGTGGCATACCCCGAGTGTGCTCCTCAAAAGCCTTTATCTCCACCACAGTCACGAGCCAAGAAAATAGCTATCGTGTCTGGGTTGAACATTGGGGCAGAAGGTGATTATGACTTGAAGATCGAACTCCTTAAGCAGTTTTTGCTTGGAGAGACGGGGTCCAGTAGCGACAGTGAATATAGTAGCAATATTGCGCGACTCATCATCGCAGGTGACTCCATTGAGCCAATCCGTGATGTGGCTGCAGAGGAGGACTTGAGAAATTTTGTTaccacaaacaattatGGTTCAAAAAACATTACAAAGTATACAACAGAGTCATTACAAAAGCTAGACAATTTTATTAATGAAGTTATTGTCAATCTCCCCATTTCAATAATGCCCGGGGATCATGACCCGTCTGAGATATGCATACCTCAGCAACCACTTCACAGATCTATATTCAAGAGCAGTCTGTCATTAGTTAGTGATGATCGTCTTGAAAGACTAACAAATCCTGTATGGCTCGAAATTGATGGAGTTAAAATCTTGGGCACAAGTGGACAGAATGTTAACGATGTCAAGAGATACATGACTAGAAGTACAGCGCAAGACTCAATGAAGATAATGAAGTCTAGCATGAGTTGGCAAAACTTTGTACCGACTGCTCCTGACACGTTATATTGTTACCCATATGACGACTATGACCCATTCATCTTTACGGATACTTTACCACACGTCTATTTTGCTGGGAACCAGACGAAATATGAGGCAGATACTTATACTTGTCCGGAATCAGGCTCAAAAGTGTCATTAGTATCGATTCCCGAATTCAAAACCACCGGCGAGTTTGTAGTTTTTGATTTAGGCACAATGCAGTCTGAAGTGGTGAAAGTGAAGATTACGTAG
- the HAS1 gene encoding ATP-dependent RNA helicase (BUSCO:EOG09261F73), with the protein MAPRSQSKSQREPSRKRSREDADNSNDTNEDAAIQEVDADFEEVAGLLGTDIADPDQKQKQKQSKDEKRLQELTKPKVSNTSEAEADEPGVNYSFEKADFSEPTMKAIKEMGFQKMTKVQAKTIPPLLAGRDVLGAAKTGSGKTLAFLLPAVELLYSLKIKPRNGTAVIIITPTRELALQIFGVARQLMEYHSQTCGIVIGGADRRQEATKLAKGVNLLVATPGRLLDHLKNTQGFVFSNLKALVIDEADRILEIGFEEEMKQIIKILPNEDRQTMLFSATQTTKVEDLARISLRPGPLYINVVPEKDVSTADGLEQGYVVCDSDKRFLLLFSFLKRNIKKKIIVFLSSCNSVKFYSELLNYIDLPVLDLHGKQKQQKRTNTFFEFCNAKQGILVCTDVAARGLDIPAVDWIIQFDPPDDPRDYIHRVGRTARGTDGKGKSLMFLTPSELGFLRYLKAANVPLNEYEFPANKIANVQSQLTKLIKTNYLLHQSAKDGYRAYLQAYSSHSLKTVYQIDKLDLVKVGKSFGFDVPPKVNITIGASGKSIEKKHKKQKRDRK; encoded by the coding sequence ATGGCACCAAGATCTCAGTCAAAGAGTCAGCGTGAGCCTCTGAGAAAGAGGTCGAGAGAAGATGCAGACAATAGCAATGATACCAACGAAGATGCTGCGATTCAAGAAGTCGATGCCGATTTCGAAGAGGTTGCAGGTCTTCTTGGAACTGATATAGCCGACCCCGACCAAaagcagaaacagaaacaaagcaaagacGAAAAAAGATTACAAGAACTCACCAAGCCCAAGGTTTCTAACACTAGCGAGGCAGAGGCTGACGAGCCAGGTGTAAACTATTCATTTGAGAAGGCAGACTTTTCAGAGCCAACTATGAAAGCCATTAAGGAAATGGGTTTCCAAAAGATGACCAAAGTGCAAGCAAAGACGATCCCTCCTTTGCTTGCGGGACGTGATGTTTTGGGTGCAGCCAAGACCGGATCAGGAAAGACATTGGCATTTTTGCTTCCAGCAGTTGAACTTTTATATTCATTGAAGATTAAACCAAGAAACGGTACCGCTGTGATTATTATTACACCAACAAGGGAGTTGGCATTGCAAATCTTTGGAGTTGCAAGGCAGTTGATGGAATACCATTCACAGACTTGTGGTATTGTGATTGGAGGTGCAGATAGAAGACAAGAAGCCACAAAGCTAGCGAAAGGTGTCAATTTACTCGTGGCCACACCAGGGCGTCTTTTGGatcatttgaaaaacacTCAAGGATTCGTCTTTCTGAATTTGAAGGCCTTGGTGATTGATGAAGCCGATAGAATATTGGAGATTGGGTtcgaagaagaaatgaaacAGATTATAAAGATATTGCCTAACGAGGACAGACAAACAATGTTATTCTCAgcaacacaaacaacaaaagtcGAGGATCTTGCGCGAATTTCTTTGAGGCCTGGACCTTTGTACATCAATGTTGTTCCTGAAAAGGATGTTTCCACCGCAGACGGGTTGGAACAAGGATATGTTGTTTGTGACTCAGACAAGAGatttttgttgcttttttcctttttaaagagaaacatcaaaaagaagattatTGTGTTTTTGTCTTCGTGTAACAGTGTAAAGTTCTACAGTGAATTGCTCAACTATATCGATCTTCCTGTTTTGGACTTGCAcggaaagcaaaagcaacagAAACGAACAAATACGTTTTTCGAGTTTTGCAATGCCAAGCAAGGGATATTAGTATGTACAGATGTTGCAGCAAGAGGCTTGGATATCCCAGCTGTTGACTGGATTATCCAATTTGACCCACCAGATGACCCAAGAGATTACATCCACAGAGTCGGTAGAACTGCGAGAGGTACAGATGGAAAGGGTAAATCTTTGATGTTCCTTACACCATCAGAGTTGGGATTTTTGAGGTACCTTAAGGCCGCAAATGTGCCCTTGAATGAATACGAGTTCCCAGCCAACAAGATTGCCAATGTGCAGTCACAGTTGACTAAATTGATCAAGACAAATTACTTGTTACACCAATCTGCCAAGGATGGATATAGAGCATACTTGCAAGCTTACTCATCGCATAGTTTAAAGACAGTTTATcaaattgataaattggATTTGGTGAAAGTTGGTAAATCATTTGGATTTGATGTGCCACCAAAGGTTAACATCACCATCGGCGCAAGTGGAAAATcgattgaaaagaaacacaagaaacaaaagagagataGAAAGTAG